The following proteins come from a genomic window of Aquimarina sp. MAR_2010_214:
- a CDS encoding RDD family protein encodes MTIELKTNAGTRIGSMVLDHIAMTFIAMIFFIPGMVSRFSTAFEVTHEQSNIDIFGGLSYVGLIGLAIYFCKDCINGRSIGKRALKLQVVENLSGNVASPIRCFIRDIFCVIWPIEVIVTLANPSRRIGDMVAGTKVVPFDPELEQPKSNFGQIGLALILAYGIMFLLMLPFESLKSKLKSNQVTYIESSLNEQTANETEQIFKDSLSEHLTSDVLIYDQIEQNKDLKYVSVILRLKENYLENDDNYEQIKSATVPLLLTKFPEGTFVGQIKYIYQQPRSIHTRTLSLDWRKKE; translated from the coding sequence ATGACAATAGAACTAAAAACTAATGCAGGAACAAGAATTGGCTCAATGGTTCTTGACCATATTGCAATGACATTTATCGCAATGATTTTTTTTATTCCTGGAATGGTTTCTAGATTTTCAACCGCTTTTGAAGTAACTCACGAACAGTCAAATATTGATATTTTTGGTGGTTTAAGTTATGTTGGACTAATTGGACTTGCAATTTATTTCTGCAAAGACTGTATAAACGGACGTAGCATTGGAAAAAGAGCTTTAAAACTTCAAGTAGTTGAAAACTTAAGTGGAAATGTTGCTTCGCCAATTAGATGCTTTATTAGAGATATATTTTGTGTCATTTGGCCTATAGAAGTAATTGTAACCTTAGCAAATCCAAGTAGAAGAATTGGAGATATGGTTGCTGGAACTAAAGTTGTTCCGTTTGACCCTGAGCTTGAACAACCGAAAAGTAACTTTGGACAAATTGGACTTGCACTCATACTCGCTTACGGAATTATGTTTCTATTAATGCTTCCTTTTGAAAGTCTAAAATCAAAATTAAAAAGTAATCAAGTAACTTATATTGAAAGTTCATTAAACGAACAAACAGCAAACGAAACGGAGCAAATTTTCAAAGATAGTTTAAGTGAACACTTAACTTCAGACGTCCTAATTTATGACCAAATAGAGCAGAACAAAGATTTAAAATACGTTTCTGTCATCCTAAGACTTAAAGAAAATTATTTAGAGAATGACGATAATTATGAACAAATCAAATCAGCAACCGTACCACTGCTCTTAACTAAATTTCCAGAAGGAACTTTTGTTGGACAAATAAAATATATCTATCAACAACCAAGAAGTATACATACTAGAACATTATCGCTTGATTGGAGAAAGAAAGAGTAA